The genomic region CAGCAGCGGTGGGGTCGTTGGGGTCCACAGGACTGACTCCGGCAGACTTGGCTTCTTGCTCAATCTGTTCTggtcttttttttttttttttcataTAATTGGTTAGCTTGTACTGTATGCTGGACACACCAAAACAGACGCACGATTTCCACACATCCTTCGTCGCGTGCATGAGCTCATACAGCTGCCCCACCTGCTCTGTCGATAGCTTTTCAAAAGCACCCGTATCCAacttttttcctctccatTCTACAGCTTGACCCTGCTTCCTCCCATCCGGCCTGATGAGCGAGCTCTCAATCTCGTCGAGGTAGATTTTCCATTGCGAGAGGAAACCAATAATATGTAGAGGGTTATCGGTCGTCCGAGTCAGTCGGAACTCGGACTTGACATATGAATCGCCCATGTAGCGCATATCAGCTGGTAAGAGACGGTGAGCTCGAAGAAGGCGGCGATAGAGCGGAATAGGAGGGATGAGCTGGACAGAAGCCTGTGAAACTGAGAGTGGGAGTGGGCCAGAGGCGTTCGCAAGGCGGAGGAGTGTGGGTCTCATGCCGGTGAATGGCGTGGATTAGTATGGTTATGATAGGTCGAGTGCTGAAAAAGACGTCGTCCTTTCATATATACGTATGGACGAGAGTCCAAGTGGAGAGTGAAAAGAGTGACATCACCAGATGATTTCACTCATCGGCCGAATGTGATTCGTTCGACCGAAGGATGTGTTGACTCGTTCCTCGTGCCCCATGGCTGGAGATAATTGTAGAGCACAGAATTCGAACGATTCTATATATCGTCTTCTTGTCACCTCGTGTCAACATCCACAACTGCTCGCTCTTCTGTTTCTCTCGTTTAATTTGTGTCTCTCTCCCCAAAATGGTAAGCACATGTCCGTTCCCCGCATCTCACCGGCTTTCTTCGGCTCTCAAGTCACCTCAACTGTGACCATGTCGCACTACTTGCTTCGACCGGTTACGGCCGGCACGAACCTTAGCTTATTCTTTCCATACGCATGCCTCTCGCACCTCATTGTTCCTCATCTGCCAATCAACTGCTGatatatattatatatatatataaacGCGTCATGTCTCCACAGCTCGCTCGAAGCACATCTACCTTTACGcgctcttctcttctccgATCAACTAGACCTTTAGCATTCGCCATGGCTTCACGCAACTATGCTTCCACCCCTGCCGGTATCGAGAGGATCAAGGTCAAGAACCCCGTGGTTGAGATTGACGGTGATGAGATGACAAGGATCatctggaagaagatcagGGAAGAGGTATGTAATTGCGTCCTACGTGAATAATAACATGAGCTAACCAAATGGCCA from Cryptococcus decagattii chromosome 3, complete sequence harbors:
- a CDS encoding acetate non-utilizing protein 9, mitochondrial → MRPTLLRLANASGPLPLSVSQASVQLIPPIPLYRRLLRAHRLLPADMRYMGDSYVKSEFRLTRTTDNPLHIIGFLSQWKIYLDEIESSLIRPDGRKQGQAVEWRGKKLDTGAFEKLSTEQVGQLYELMHATKDVWKSPEQIEQEAKSAGVSPVDPNDPTAAGNS